Proteins found in one Pelmatolapia mariae isolate MD_Pm_ZW linkage group LG7, Pm_UMD_F_2, whole genome shotgun sequence genomic segment:
- the LOC134630521 gene encoding calcium-binding mitochondrial carrier protein SCaMC-2-B-like isoform X1: protein MMHQQGSLMPSLLSGVFCQCRSTDTHPGADPGGGGRVPPSVPPSAASPSKPVTQQSASGVWHTDEGEHPCDICGGTEQEHRLKVLFQVLDVNGDGGICVNDLTIGLKKLGVHRTEHELMKIVKAGDKDLDGQLDFEEFVHYLRDHEKKLRLVFKSLDRKNDGRIDSQEIMQSLRDLGVNISEEQAEKILRRIRRGHIWAPIMYMDKNGTMTIDWNEWRDYHLLHPADNIPEIILYWKHSSIFDVGESLMVPDEFTAEEKKMGMLWRHLVAGGGAGAVSRTCTAPLDRLKVLMQVHSSKSNSMRIAGGFAQMIREGGVRSLWRGNGINVVKIAPESAIKFVAYEQIKRLIGSNQETLGITERLVAGSLAGAIAQSSIYPMEVLKTRLALRKTGQYSGIQDCAKHIFQREGVAAFYKGYIPNMLGIIPYAGIDLAVYETLKNSWLQHYATDSADPGVFVLLACGTTSSTCGQLASYPLALVRTRMQAQASLGGGPQMNMTGLFRHIIRTEGPIGLYRGLAPNFMKVIPSVSISYVVYEYLKITLGVQSK, encoded by the exons ATGATGCACCAGCAGGGCTCGTTGATGCCCTCTTTGCTCAGTGGTGTATTCTGCCAGTGTCGGTCGACAGACACACATCCAGGGGCCGACCCTGGTGGTGGAGGCAGGGTTCCCCCCTCCGTCCCTCCCTCGGCAGCATCACCATCTAAACCAGTAACCCAACAGTCAGCGTCCGGCGTGTGGCACACCGACGAAGGAGAGCATCCATGTGACATATGTGGGGGTACGGAGCAGGAGCACAGACTCAAAGTGCTCTTCCAGGTCCTGGATGTGAACGGGGATGGAGGCATCTGTGTGAACGACTTGACAATTGGGCTGAAGAAGTTAGGAGTACATCGCACTGAACATGAGCTCATG aaAATAGTGAAAGCCGGAGACAAAGACCTGGATGGACAGTTAGACTTTGAGGAATTTGTCCATTATCTCAGAGACCATGAGAAGAAACTCCGACTGGTCTTCAAGAGTTTGGACAGGAAGAATGATG GTCGAATTGACTCACAAGAAATCATGCAGTCTCTGCGTGACCTGGGAGTGAACATCTCTGAGGAACAGGCAGAGAAGATTCTTAGAAG AATAAGGAGGGGTCATATCTGGGCCCCTATTATGTA TATGGATAAAAATGGAACAATGACCATTGACTGGAATGAGTGGCGGGACTACCACCTCCTGCATCCAGCTGACAACATCCCTGAGATTATTCTTTACTGGAAACACTCCTCG ATCTTTGATGTAGGGGAGAGTCTGATGGTTCCTGATGAGTTCACAGCAGAGGAGAAGAAAATGGGTATGCTATGGCGACACCTAGTGGCTGGAGGAGGGGCTGGTGCAGTGTCTCGAACTTGCACAGCACCACTGGACCGTCTGAAAGTTCTCATGCAG GTTCACTCCTCCAAGAGCAACAGTATGCGTATCGCTGGTGGCTTTGCTCAGATGATCAGAGAGGGTGGTGTAAGGTCTCTGTGGCGAGGCAATGGTATCAACGTCGTCAAAATTGCCCCCGAGTCTGCAATAAAGTTTGTAGCTTATGAACAG ATTAAGCGACTGATTGGAAGTAACCAGGAGACGCTGGGCATCACAGAGAGACTGGTGGCTGGCTCTCTGGCTGGAGCGATCGCTCAGAGCAGCATATACCCCATGGAG GTCCTGAAGACACGGTTAGCCCTGAGGAAGACAGGTCAATACTCGGGCATCCAAGATTGTGCTAAACATATCTTCCAGAGGGAAGGCGTGGCAGCTTTTTACAAGGGCTACATCCCAAACATGCTGGGCATCATTCCCTATGCTGGCATCGACCTGGCTGTCTATGAG ACTCTGAAGAATTCGTGGCTGCAGCACTACGCTACAGATAGTGCTGATCCAGGAGTGTTTGTGCTACTCGCTTGTGGCACTACTTCCAGCACATGTGGCCAGTTGGCCAGCTACCCACTCGCTCTGGTCAGGACTCGAATGCAGGCACAAG CTTCTCTGGGAGGAGGTCCTCAGATGAACATGACAGGACTGTTCAGACACATTATTAGGACTGAGGGACCAATAGGACTCTATCGAGGCCTGGCACCCAACTTCATGAAGGTCATTCCATCTGTCAGCATCAGCTACGTGGTCTACGAGTACCTGAAGATCACGCTGGGAGTCCAGTCAAAGTGA
- the LOC134630521 gene encoding calcium-binding mitochondrial carrier protein SCaMC-2-B-like isoform X2 yields the protein MMHQQGSLMPSLLSGVFCQCRSTDTHPGADPGGGGRVPPSVPPSAASPSKPVTQQSASGVWHTDEGEHPCDICGGTEQEHRLKVLFQVLDVNGDGGICVNDLTIGLKKLGVHRTEHELMKIVKAGDKDLDGQLDFEEFVHYLRDHEKKLRLVFKSLDRKNDGRIDSQEIMQSLRDLGVNISEEQAEKILRSMDKNGTMTIDWNEWRDYHLLHPADNIPEIILYWKHSSIFDVGESLMVPDEFTAEEKKMGMLWRHLVAGGGAGAVSRTCTAPLDRLKVLMQVHSSKSNSMRIAGGFAQMIREGGVRSLWRGNGINVVKIAPESAIKFVAYEQIKRLIGSNQETLGITERLVAGSLAGAIAQSSIYPMEVLKTRLALRKTGQYSGIQDCAKHIFQREGVAAFYKGYIPNMLGIIPYAGIDLAVYETLKNSWLQHYATDSADPGVFVLLACGTTSSTCGQLASYPLALVRTRMQAQASLGGGPQMNMTGLFRHIIRTEGPIGLYRGLAPNFMKVIPSVSISYVVYEYLKITLGVQSK from the exons ATGATGCACCAGCAGGGCTCGTTGATGCCCTCTTTGCTCAGTGGTGTATTCTGCCAGTGTCGGTCGACAGACACACATCCAGGGGCCGACCCTGGTGGTGGAGGCAGGGTTCCCCCCTCCGTCCCTCCCTCGGCAGCATCACCATCTAAACCAGTAACCCAACAGTCAGCGTCCGGCGTGTGGCACACCGACGAAGGAGAGCATCCATGTGACATATGTGGGGGTACGGAGCAGGAGCACAGACTCAAAGTGCTCTTCCAGGTCCTGGATGTGAACGGGGATGGAGGCATCTGTGTGAACGACTTGACAATTGGGCTGAAGAAGTTAGGAGTACATCGCACTGAACATGAGCTCATG aaAATAGTGAAAGCCGGAGACAAAGACCTGGATGGACAGTTAGACTTTGAGGAATTTGTCCATTATCTCAGAGACCATGAGAAGAAACTCCGACTGGTCTTCAAGAGTTTGGACAGGAAGAATGATG GTCGAATTGACTCACAAGAAATCATGCAGTCTCTGCGTGACCTGGGAGTGAACATCTCTGAGGAACAGGCAGAGAAGATTCTTAGAAG TATGGATAAAAATGGAACAATGACCATTGACTGGAATGAGTGGCGGGACTACCACCTCCTGCATCCAGCTGACAACATCCCTGAGATTATTCTTTACTGGAAACACTCCTCG ATCTTTGATGTAGGGGAGAGTCTGATGGTTCCTGATGAGTTCACAGCAGAGGAGAAGAAAATGGGTATGCTATGGCGACACCTAGTGGCTGGAGGAGGGGCTGGTGCAGTGTCTCGAACTTGCACAGCACCACTGGACCGTCTGAAAGTTCTCATGCAG GTTCACTCCTCCAAGAGCAACAGTATGCGTATCGCTGGTGGCTTTGCTCAGATGATCAGAGAGGGTGGTGTAAGGTCTCTGTGGCGAGGCAATGGTATCAACGTCGTCAAAATTGCCCCCGAGTCTGCAATAAAGTTTGTAGCTTATGAACAG ATTAAGCGACTGATTGGAAGTAACCAGGAGACGCTGGGCATCACAGAGAGACTGGTGGCTGGCTCTCTGGCTGGAGCGATCGCTCAGAGCAGCATATACCCCATGGAG GTCCTGAAGACACGGTTAGCCCTGAGGAAGACAGGTCAATACTCGGGCATCCAAGATTGTGCTAAACATATCTTCCAGAGGGAAGGCGTGGCAGCTTTTTACAAGGGCTACATCCCAAACATGCTGGGCATCATTCCCTATGCTGGCATCGACCTGGCTGTCTATGAG ACTCTGAAGAATTCGTGGCTGCAGCACTACGCTACAGATAGTGCTGATCCAGGAGTGTTTGTGCTACTCGCTTGTGGCACTACTTCCAGCACATGTGGCCAGTTGGCCAGCTACCCACTCGCTCTGGTCAGGACTCGAATGCAGGCACAAG CTTCTCTGGGAGGAGGTCCTCAGATGAACATGACAGGACTGTTCAGACACATTATTAGGACTGAGGGACCAATAGGACTCTATCGAGGCCTGGCACCCAACTTCATGAAGGTCATTCCATCTGTCAGCATCAGCTACGTGGTCTACGAGTACCTGAAGATCACGCTGGGAGTCCAGTCAAAGTGA
- the LOC134630521 gene encoding calcium-binding mitochondrial carrier protein SCaMC-2-B-like isoform X4 has protein sequence MVLIMMAPPTDLQQKIVKAGDKDLDGQLDFEEFVHYLRDHEKKLRLVFKSLDRKNDGRIDSQEIMQSLRDLGVNISEEQAEKILRRIRRGHIWAPIMYMDKNGTMTIDWNEWRDYHLLHPADNIPEIILYWKHSSIFDVGESLMVPDEFTAEEKKMGMLWRHLVAGGGAGAVSRTCTAPLDRLKVLMQVHSSKSNSMRIAGGFAQMIREGGVRSLWRGNGINVVKIAPESAIKFVAYEQIKRLIGSNQETLGITERLVAGSLAGAIAQSSIYPMEVLKTRLALRKTGQYSGIQDCAKHIFQREGVAAFYKGYIPNMLGIIPYAGIDLAVYETLKNSWLQHYATDSADPGVFVLLACGTTSSTCGQLASYPLALVRTRMQAQASLGGGPQMNMTGLFRHIIRTEGPIGLYRGLAPNFMKVIPSVSISYVVYEYLKITLGVQSK, from the exons ATGGTATTAATCATGATGGCACCACCTACAGATCTTCAACAG aaAATAGTGAAAGCCGGAGACAAAGACCTGGATGGACAGTTAGACTTTGAGGAATTTGTCCATTATCTCAGAGACCATGAGAAGAAACTCCGACTGGTCTTCAAGAGTTTGGACAGGAAGAATGATG GTCGAATTGACTCACAAGAAATCATGCAGTCTCTGCGTGACCTGGGAGTGAACATCTCTGAGGAACAGGCAGAGAAGATTCTTAGAAG AATAAGGAGGGGTCATATCTGGGCCCCTATTATGTA TATGGATAAAAATGGAACAATGACCATTGACTGGAATGAGTGGCGGGACTACCACCTCCTGCATCCAGCTGACAACATCCCTGAGATTATTCTTTACTGGAAACACTCCTCG ATCTTTGATGTAGGGGAGAGTCTGATGGTTCCTGATGAGTTCACAGCAGAGGAGAAGAAAATGGGTATGCTATGGCGACACCTAGTGGCTGGAGGAGGGGCTGGTGCAGTGTCTCGAACTTGCACAGCACCACTGGACCGTCTGAAAGTTCTCATGCAG GTTCACTCCTCCAAGAGCAACAGTATGCGTATCGCTGGTGGCTTTGCTCAGATGATCAGAGAGGGTGGTGTAAGGTCTCTGTGGCGAGGCAATGGTATCAACGTCGTCAAAATTGCCCCCGAGTCTGCAATAAAGTTTGTAGCTTATGAACAG ATTAAGCGACTGATTGGAAGTAACCAGGAGACGCTGGGCATCACAGAGAGACTGGTGGCTGGCTCTCTGGCTGGAGCGATCGCTCAGAGCAGCATATACCCCATGGAG GTCCTGAAGACACGGTTAGCCCTGAGGAAGACAGGTCAATACTCGGGCATCCAAGATTGTGCTAAACATATCTTCCAGAGGGAAGGCGTGGCAGCTTTTTACAAGGGCTACATCCCAAACATGCTGGGCATCATTCCCTATGCTGGCATCGACCTGGCTGTCTATGAG ACTCTGAAGAATTCGTGGCTGCAGCACTACGCTACAGATAGTGCTGATCCAGGAGTGTTTGTGCTACTCGCTTGTGGCACTACTTCCAGCACATGTGGCCAGTTGGCCAGCTACCCACTCGCTCTGGTCAGGACTCGAATGCAGGCACAAG CTTCTCTGGGAGGAGGTCCTCAGATGAACATGACAGGACTGTTCAGACACATTATTAGGACTGAGGGACCAATAGGACTCTATCGAGGCCTGGCACCCAACTTCATGAAGGTCATTCCATCTGTCAGCATCAGCTACGTGGTCTACGAGTACCTGAAGATCACGCTGGGAGTCCAGTCAAAGTGA
- the LOC134630521 gene encoding calcium-binding mitochondrial carrier protein SCaMC-2-B-like isoform X3 → MLLDILSFLYQRLFGRTQCKPAETQLPGEKQSETTKNCRGLQASLQESTKESSNGKEISRNNVTPKKTMVLIMMAPPTDLQQKIVKAGDKDLDGQLDFEEFVHYLRDHEKKLRLVFKSLDRKNDGRIDSQEIMQSLRDLGVNISEEQAEKILRRIRRGHIWAPIMYMDKNGTMTIDWNEWRDYHLLHPADNIPEIILYWKHSSIFDVGESLMVPDEFTAEEKKMGMLWRHLVAGGGAGAVSRTCTAPLDRLKVLMQVHSSKSNSMRIAGGFAQMIREGGVRSLWRGNGINVVKIAPESAIKFVAYEQIKRLIGSNQETLGITERLVAGSLAGAIAQSSIYPMEVLKTRLALRKTGQYSGIQDCAKHIFQREGVAAFYKGYIPNMLGIIPYAGIDLAVYETLKNSWLQHYATDSADPGVFVLLACGTTSSTCGQLASYPLALVRTRMQAQASLGGGPQMNMTGLFRHIIRTEGPIGLYRGLAPNFMKVIPSVSISYVVYEYLKITLGVQSK, encoded by the exons ATGCTGCTGGACATACTGAGCTTTCTATACCAGAGACTTTTTGGCAGGACACAATGTAAGCCTGCTGAAACCCAGCTGCCAGGAGAGAAACAGTCTGAGACTACAAAAAACTGCAGAGGGCTACAGGCAAGTCTTCAGGAAAGCACTAAAGAGTCCTCTAATGGTAAAGAAATCAGCAGGAATAATGTTACTCCAAAGAAGACCATGGTATTAATCATGATGGCACCACCTACAGATCTTCAACAG aaAATAGTGAAAGCCGGAGACAAAGACCTGGATGGACAGTTAGACTTTGAGGAATTTGTCCATTATCTCAGAGACCATGAGAAGAAACTCCGACTGGTCTTCAAGAGTTTGGACAGGAAGAATGATG GTCGAATTGACTCACAAGAAATCATGCAGTCTCTGCGTGACCTGGGAGTGAACATCTCTGAGGAACAGGCAGAGAAGATTCTTAGAAG AATAAGGAGGGGTCATATCTGGGCCCCTATTATGTA TATGGATAAAAATGGAACAATGACCATTGACTGGAATGAGTGGCGGGACTACCACCTCCTGCATCCAGCTGACAACATCCCTGAGATTATTCTTTACTGGAAACACTCCTCG ATCTTTGATGTAGGGGAGAGTCTGATGGTTCCTGATGAGTTCACAGCAGAGGAGAAGAAAATGGGTATGCTATGGCGACACCTAGTGGCTGGAGGAGGGGCTGGTGCAGTGTCTCGAACTTGCACAGCACCACTGGACCGTCTGAAAGTTCTCATGCAG GTTCACTCCTCCAAGAGCAACAGTATGCGTATCGCTGGTGGCTTTGCTCAGATGATCAGAGAGGGTGGTGTAAGGTCTCTGTGGCGAGGCAATGGTATCAACGTCGTCAAAATTGCCCCCGAGTCTGCAATAAAGTTTGTAGCTTATGAACAG ATTAAGCGACTGATTGGAAGTAACCAGGAGACGCTGGGCATCACAGAGAGACTGGTGGCTGGCTCTCTGGCTGGAGCGATCGCTCAGAGCAGCATATACCCCATGGAG GTCCTGAAGACACGGTTAGCCCTGAGGAAGACAGGTCAATACTCGGGCATCCAAGATTGTGCTAAACATATCTTCCAGAGGGAAGGCGTGGCAGCTTTTTACAAGGGCTACATCCCAAACATGCTGGGCATCATTCCCTATGCTGGCATCGACCTGGCTGTCTATGAG ACTCTGAAGAATTCGTGGCTGCAGCACTACGCTACAGATAGTGCTGATCCAGGAGTGTTTGTGCTACTCGCTTGTGGCACTACTTCCAGCACATGTGGCCAGTTGGCCAGCTACCCACTCGCTCTGGTCAGGACTCGAATGCAGGCACAAG CTTCTCTGGGAGGAGGTCCTCAGATGAACATGACAGGACTGTTCAGACACATTATTAGGACTGAGGGACCAATAGGACTCTATCGAGGCCTGGCACCCAACTTCATGAAGGTCATTCCATCTGTCAGCATCAGCTACGTGGTCTACGAGTACCTGAAGATCACGCTGGGAGTCCAGTCAAAGTGA